In Carassius gibelio isolate Cgi1373 ecotype wild population from Czech Republic chromosome B20, carGib1.2-hapl.c, whole genome shotgun sequence, the following are encoded in one genomic region:
- the LOC127983838 gene encoding epoxide hydrolase 1: MYKELAVALGLGAVVALVFLKKRKRVLKAQDGWWGVGACPQGPEDDSVRPFKVETTSEEIEDLHHRLDQTRSFPSLEDSQFNYGFNSRYLEKVVSYWRNDFNWRKQVDKLNKYPHFKTKIEGIDIHYVHVKPKNLAEGTRAVPLMMVHGWPGSFYEFYGIIPLLTEPSSPDDITFEVICPSIPGYGFSEAPHKKGFDTVCAAHIFNKLMKRLGFNHYYVQGGDWGSLITTNMAQQEPNAVKGLHINFAPPAQAGLLMMLSIIFGRRFPKLFGFTEHDVKRLFPTKEKLLVDALRETGYMHIQSTKPDTAGRGLNDSPVGLAAYILEKFSTWTEPEFKNLEDGGLERKYSLDDLLTNVMIYWTSRSIISSMRFYKENFGKGLNQPHAKLPVYVPTGVASFPNEVMHSPKLWVTQKYHKLKTYTLMARGGHFAAMEEPQLLAEDVQNFVKIVEKRKKK; this comes from the exons ATGTACAAAGAGTTGGCGGTGGCGTTGGGGCTTGGAGCGGTGGTAGCTCTGGTATTCCTGAAGAAGAGAAAGAGGGTCCTGAAAGCTCAGGATGGATGGTGGGGTGTGGGAGCTTGTCCCCAAGGACCTGAGGATGACAGTGTCCGTCCTTTTAAAGTTGAGACAACTTCAGAAGAGATTGAG GATCTGCACCACAGGCTAGATCAGACCCGTTCCTTTCCTTCTCTTGAAGACAGTCAGTTTAACTATGGCTTTAACTCCAGATACCTTGAGAAGGTTGTGTCGTATTGGAGAAATGATTTTAACTGGAGGAAACAAGTGGATAAACTGAACAAATACCCTCATTTCAAGACCAAAATCGAAG GTATTGATATTCACTATGTCCACGTGAAACCAAAGAACCTGGCCGAGGGAACCCGTGCTGTGCCTCTGATGATGGTACATGGATGGCCAGGCTCTTTCTATGAGTTTTATGGTATCATCCCCCTGCTTACGGAGCCATCCAGTCCTGATGACATAACCTTCGAAGTCATTTGTCCCTCAATACCTGGTTATGGTTTCTCAGAGGCTCCACATAAGAAAG GTTTTGACACTGTATGTGCAGCTCACATATTTAATAAACTGATGAAGAGGCTTGGTTTCAACCATTACTATGTTCAGGGAGGAGACTGGGGCTCGCTTATTACCACTAACATGGCCCAGCAGGAGCCCAA TGCTGTGAAAGGCCTCCACATTAACTTTGCTCCCCCTGCACAAGCAGGCCTCCTCATGATGTTGTCTATTATTTTTGGTCGCCGATTCCCCAAACTCTTTGGCTTCACTGAGCATGATGTTAAACGCCTTTTCCCCACCAAGGAAAAGCTTTTAGTAGACGCATTAAGGGAGACTGGATACATGCACATACAGTCCACTAAACCTGACACTGCAG GCCGTGGATTGAATGACTCTCCCGTTGGTTTGGCTGCCTACATTTTGGAGAAATTTTCAACCTGGACTGAACCGGAGTTTAAGAACCTTGAGGATGGTGGGCTGGAGAG GAAGTATTCTCTTGATGATCTCCTGACAAATGTGATGATCTACTGGACCTCTAGGAGCATTATATCCTCCATGCGTTTCTACAAGGAGAACTTCGGCAAAGGCCTGAACCAGCCCCATGCAAA GCTTCCAGTTTATGTTCCGACCGGTGTGGCCTCTTTCCCTAATGAGGTGATGCATTCCCCTAAATTGTGGGTGACACAGAAATACCATAAGCTGAAGACTTACACTCTCATGGCTCGCGGGGGCCATTTTGCTGCTATGGAGGAGCCACAGTTATTGGCAGAGGATGTTCAGAACTTTGTCAAGATTgtggaaaagagaaagaagaaataa
- the LOC127983839 gene encoding signal recognition particle 9 kDa protein-like, with amino-acid sequence MPYYQTWEEFARAAEKLYLTDPMKVRVVLKYRHCDGNICMKVTDDSVCLQYKTDQAQDVKKIEKLHGKLMRLMVSKESHSGAMETD; translated from the exons ATGCCTTATTATCAGACGTGGGAAGAGTTTGCGCGAGCTGCAGAAAAACTTTATTTGACAGATCCGATGAAG GTCAGAGTGGTTCTGAAATATCGACACTGTGATGGAAATATCTGTATGAAAGTCACAGATGATTCTGTG TGTCTGCAGTACAAAACTGACCAGGCTCAAGATGTAAAGAAGATTGAGAAACTGCATGGGAAACTGATGAGATTAATGGTCTCCAAAGAGTCCCACAGTGGAGCCATGGAGACGGACTGA